In a genomic window of Myxococcus fulvus:
- the fusA gene encoding elongation factor G — protein sequence MAREHPLERYRNIGIMAHIDAGKTTTTERILFYTGAIHRMGEVHEGNTTTDWMVQERERGITITSAAITAFWQRNEQRYRVNIIDTPGHVDFTIEVERSLRVLDGAVTVFDAVNGVEPQSETVWRQADRYKVPRICFINKMDRVGADFEMSVGTIREKLGARAVRMQLPLGAEDKHRGVIDLLTMKALVFVDSEQGSRYDIQEIPEELREQAEAARAELLEAAAEQDDALTEKFLEGQELTEHEVRAAIRKGCVGLKLFPVFCGSAFRHKGVQPLLDAVIDYLPSPLDIPPVHGKTPKGEDAVRETRDDAPFSALAFKIMNDPAFQSQTLTFLRVYSGKLEAGTAVWNSVKGKRERVSRLVQMRADKKDELTECYAGDICAVVGLKLAATGDTLCDDKQPIILERMEFPEPVIDIAIEPKSTADQDKIIQSLQRLAMEDPSFRVRTNEETGQTLIAGMGELHLEIIVDRLLREFKVDANIGKPQVAYRETITTQTEAEGKFIRQTGGRGQYGHIWLRVMPNEAGKGFAFENKIVGGVVPKEFVDAVRDGVQEALQNGPVAGYPMVDVKVEAYDGSVHDVDSSEMAFKIAGSLAFKDAVRAASPVLLEPIMNCEIVTPEPFMGDVIGDLNGRRGKVLGMTPRPGGLQAIQAQVPLAAMFGYSTDLRSRSQGRATYTMQFSHYAPAPKTALNRY from the coding sequence ATGGCTCGCGAGCATCCCCTGGAGCGCTACCGCAACATCGGCATCATGGCGCACATCGATGCCGGCAAGACAACCACCACCGAGCGGATCCTCTTCTACACCGGCGCCATCCATCGGATGGGCGAGGTGCACGAGGGAAACACCACCACGGACTGGATGGTCCAGGAGCGTGAGCGCGGCATCACGATTACGTCCGCCGCCATCACCGCCTTCTGGCAGCGCAACGAGCAGCGCTACCGCGTCAACATCATCGACACCCCCGGCCACGTGGACTTCACCATCGAGGTGGAGCGCTCCCTGCGCGTGCTCGATGGCGCCGTCACCGTGTTCGACGCGGTCAACGGCGTGGAGCCGCAGTCGGAGACGGTCTGGCGCCAGGCGGACCGCTACAAGGTCCCCCGCATCTGCTTCATCAACAAGATGGACCGCGTCGGCGCGGACTTCGAGATGTCCGTGGGCACCATCCGCGAGAAGCTCGGCGCGCGCGCGGTGCGCATGCAGCTCCCGCTGGGCGCTGAGGACAAGCACCGCGGTGTCATCGACCTGTTGACGATGAAGGCCCTGGTCTTCGTCGACTCGGAGCAGGGCAGCCGCTACGACATCCAGGAGATTCCCGAGGAGTTGCGCGAGCAGGCCGAGGCCGCGCGCGCGGAGCTGCTCGAGGCCGCCGCGGAGCAGGATGACGCGCTGACGGAGAAGTTCTTGGAGGGCCAGGAGCTCACCGAGCACGAGGTCCGCGCGGCCATCCGCAAGGGCTGCGTGGGGTTGAAGCTGTTCCCGGTGTTCTGCGGGTCTGCGTTCCGCCACAAGGGCGTGCAGCCGCTCCTGGACGCGGTCATCGACTACCTGCCGAGCCCGCTGGACATCCCGCCCGTGCACGGCAAGACGCCCAAGGGCGAGGACGCGGTGCGCGAGACGCGCGACGACGCGCCCTTCAGCGCCCTGGCGTTCAAGATCATGAACGACCCGGCGTTCCAGTCCCAGACGCTGACGTTCCTCCGCGTGTACTCCGGGAAGCTGGAGGCGGGCACGGCGGTGTGGAACTCGGTGAAGGGCAAGCGCGAGCGCGTCAGCCGCCTGGTCCAGATGCGCGCGGACAAGAAGGACGAGCTGACCGAGTGCTACGCGGGTGACATCTGCGCGGTGGTGGGCCTGAAGCTGGCGGCGACGGGCGACACGCTCTGCGACGACAAGCAGCCCATCATCCTGGAGCGGATGGAGTTCCCCGAGCCGGTCATCGACATCGCCATCGAGCCGAAGTCCACGGCGGACCAGGACAAGATCATCCAGTCGCTGCAGCGCCTGGCGATGGAGGACCCGTCCTTCCGCGTGCGCACGAACGAGGAGACGGGGCAGACGCTGATCGCCGGCATGGGCGAGCTGCACCTGGAGATCATCGTCGACCGCCTCCTGAGGGAGTTCAAGGTCGACGCGAACATCGGCAAGCCGCAGGTGGCGTACCGCGAGACCATCACCACGCAGACGGAGGCCGAGGGCAAGTTCATCCGTCAGACGGGCGGCCGGGGCCAGTACGGCCACATCTGGCTGCGGGTGATGCCCAACGAGGCCGGCAAGGGCTTCGCCTTCGAGAACAAAATCGTCGGCGGCGTGGTGCCCAAGGAGTTCGTGGACGCGGTGCGCGACGGCGTCCAGGAGGCTCTCCAGAACGGCCCCGTGGCGGGCTACCCCATGGTGGACGTGAAGGTGGAGGCCTACGACGGCTCCGTGCACGACGTGGACTCAAGCGAGATGGCGTTCAAGATCGCCGGCTCGCTGGCCTTCAAGGACGCCGTGCGCGCGGCCAGCCCCGTGCTGCTCGAGCCCATCATGAACTGCGAGATCGTCACGCCCGAGCCCTTCATGGGCGACGTGATTGGCGACCTGAACGGCCGGCGAGGGAAGGTGCTGGGCATGACGCCCCGCCCAGGCGGCCTGCAGGCCATCCAGGCGCAGGTGCCCCTGGCCGCCATGTTCGGGTACTCGACCGACCTGCGCAGCCGCAGCCAGGGAAGGGCGACCTACACCATGCAGTTCAGTCACTACGCGCCGGCGCCCAAGACGGCGCTGAACCGCTACTGA
- the rpsG gene encoding 30S ribosomal protein S7, protein MPRRRVVAKRKILPDPKFQDRLVTKFVNDLMRKGKKSIAEGVCYGAFALIEERAKEDPLKTFKKALDNVKPVLEVKSRRVGGATYQVPVEVRQDRRVALGMRWIITYSKARGEKTMQEKLAGEIMDAANNRGNAVKKREDTHKMAEANKAFAHYRW, encoded by the coding sequence ATGCCTCGCCGTCGCGTAGTCGCCAAGCGCAAGATTCTTCCGGATCCGAAGTTCCAGGACCGGCTCGTCACCAAGTTCGTCAACGACCTGATGCGGAAGGGCAAGAAGTCCATCGCGGAAGGCGTTTGCTACGGAGCCTTCGCCCTCATCGAGGAGCGCGCGAAGGAGGACCCCCTCAAGACGTTCAAGAAGGCCCTCGACAACGTCAAGCCGGTGCTGGAGGTCAAGAGCCGCCGCGTCGGTGGCGCCACCTACCAGGTGCCCGTCGAGGTCCGTCAGGACCGTCGCGTCGCCCTCGGCATGCGTTGGATCATCACGTACTCCAAGGCCCGTGGCGAGAAGACCATGCAGGAGAAGCTGGCCGGCGAGATCATGGACGCCGCCAACAACCGCGGTAACGCGGTGAAGAAGCGTGAAGACACGCACAAGATGGCGGAGGCCAACAAGGCCTTCGCGCACTACCGCTGGTAG
- the rpsL gene encoding 30S ribosomal protein S12, with translation MPTISQLVRKGREKLNIKGKSPALKECPQKRGVCTRVYTTTPKKPNSALRKVARVRLTNGIEVTSYIPGVGHNLQEHSVVMIRGGRVKDLPGVRYHIVRGTLDSVGVAGRKQSRSKYGAKRPS, from the coding sequence GTGCCGACCATTAGCCAGCTGGTCCGCAAGGGCCGCGAGAAGCTGAACATCAAGGGCAAGAGCCCCGCGCTCAAGGAGTGCCCCCAGAAGCGCGGCGTCTGCACCCGCGTGTACACGACGACTCCGAAGAAGCCGAACTCGGCCCTCCGCAAGGTGGCCCGCGTGCGTCTGACCAACGGAATCGAAGTGACGTCCTACATCCCCGGCGTGGGCCACAACCTCCAGGAGCACTCGGTGGTGATGATCCGCGGCGGTCGTGTGAAGGACCTCCCGGGCGTGCGCTACCACATCGTCCGTGGAACGCTCGACTCCGTGGGCGTGGCGGGCCGCAAGCAGAGCCGCTCCAAGTACGGCGCGAAGCGTCCGAGCTGA
- the rimI gene encoding ribosomal protein S18-alanine N-acetyltransferase, which produces MRRMREDAEPREPHGFSIRQMTEGDLAAVMALEQAAFKNPWSAELLKRELQHEWSTILLVEEPRQFVPPLLLGLAIFWIVHDEVHVLNVATAPQHRRRGVARAVMEEVLERGRARRCSLATLEVRKSNEPAIQLYRAFGFRPVGIRPNYYADEGEDAVVMVLDF; this is translated from the coding sequence ATGAGGCGGATGCGGGAGGACGCCGAGCCACGCGAGCCGCATGGCTTCTCCATCCGTCAAATGACGGAAGGGGACCTGGCGGCGGTGATGGCGCTGGAGCAGGCGGCGTTCAAGAACCCCTGGTCTGCGGAGCTGCTCAAACGCGAGCTCCAGCACGAGTGGTCCACCATCCTCCTGGTGGAAGAGCCCCGGCAGTTCGTGCCCCCGCTGCTGCTGGGGCTGGCCATCTTCTGGATCGTCCACGACGAGGTCCATGTGCTCAACGTGGCCACCGCCCCCCAGCACCGCCGGCGGGGTGTCGCGCGGGCCGTCATGGAGGAGGTGCTGGAGCGGGGCAGGGCGCGCCGCTGCAGCCTGGCCACCCTGGAGGTCAGGAAGAGCAACGAGCCTGCGATCCAGCTCTACCGCGCCTTCGGGTTCCGCCCGGTGGGCATCCGGCCGAACTACTACGCGGACGAGGGCGAGGACGCGGTGGTGATGGTCCTCGACTTCTGA
- a CDS encoding DnaJ C-terminal domain-containing protein, giving the protein MADDYYQILGVERTASEEAIKKAFRKLARQHHPDVNPGNKSAEEKFKQINSAFEVLSDPKKRKLYDEFGEDAEKIGFDEKKAEAYRQYRAQASRGGVGGIPYGGEDFDLGDLFNDLFGGRRGGGGGFNDPFGRARGRGPMGPERGEDLNAQVRLTLAEAVTGTERPLSVSRASPDRSTPDERVRLTVKIPPGVQTGSKVRLAGQGAPGVRGGPPGDLYIETEVMEHPLVRREGDDLHMDVPVTVPEAMLGAEVRVPTFQGEVTVKVPPGSQSGRQMRLKGRGVPSLKGGSPGDLYLRLQVKVPDTDTPETRAAAETLAKAYRDDVRHELTL; this is encoded by the coding sequence ATGGCGGACGACTACTACCAGATCCTCGGCGTGGAACGGACGGCCTCCGAGGAGGCCATCAAGAAGGCGTTCCGGAAGCTCGCGCGCCAGCACCACCCCGACGTCAACCCCGGCAACAAGTCCGCCGAGGAGAAGTTCAAGCAGATCAACTCGGCCTTCGAGGTGCTGTCGGACCCGAAGAAGCGCAAGCTCTACGACGAGTTCGGCGAGGACGCGGAGAAGATCGGCTTCGACGAGAAGAAGGCGGAGGCCTACCGTCAATACCGCGCCCAGGCGTCCCGGGGCGGCGTGGGCGGCATCCCCTACGGAGGCGAGGACTTCGACCTGGGGGACCTCTTCAACGACCTCTTCGGAGGGCGTCGCGGCGGAGGGGGCGGATTCAACGACCCCTTCGGGCGGGCCCGGGGGCGCGGCCCCATGGGTCCCGAGCGCGGCGAGGACCTCAACGCCCAGGTCCGCCTGACACTGGCCGAGGCCGTCACCGGCACCGAGCGGCCCCTGTCCGTCAGCCGGGCCTCCCCCGACCGCTCCACCCCGGACGAGCGCGTCCGCCTGACGGTGAAGATTCCCCCGGGCGTCCAGACGGGCTCCAAGGTCCGGCTGGCGGGCCAGGGCGCCCCCGGCGTGAGGGGCGGGCCTCCGGGCGACCTCTACATCGAGACCGAGGTGATGGAGCATCCCCTGGTGCGTCGGGAAGGTGACGACCTCCACATGGACGTGCCCGTGACGGTGCCGGAGGCCATGCTGGGCGCGGAGGTGCGCGTCCCCACCTTCCAGGGCGAGGTCACCGTCAAGGTCCCCCCCGGCTCCCAGTCCGGCAGGCAGATGCGCCTGAAGGGGCGCGGGGTGCCCTCCCTCAAGGGGGGTTCACCGGGCGACCTCTACCTCCGTCTCCAGGTCAAGGTGCCGGACACCGACACCCCGGAGACCCGCGCCGCGGCGGAGACCCTGGCCAAGGCCTACCGGGACGATGTCCGTCACGAGCTGACCCTCTGA
- a CDS encoding HEAT repeat domain-containing protein, with product MGLLDIFTGGSGPEKALKLKPKVTQKYGDPATRQKAIQQLGEMKYPEAVSVLLARFTITVDPLTTDADEKEHTFELVKAFGKDAVPPIVEFLSKTEPATSWALRLLGELVTEDEVTEACVKALQHLSSTYTKNPEKKVVLLHHVTGRQDARIPPVVVPFLADMSDDVKIAALKALASFKYEPAREPMLALLTADETARRVQTSALSALADSGFSVGEQRARVESLLVEPYVLDKDGRIQRRA from the coding sequence ATGGGCCTCTTAGACATCTTCACGGGCGGCTCGGGCCCCGAGAAAGCCCTCAAGCTCAAGCCCAAGGTCACCCAGAAGTACGGCGACCCGGCGACCCGCCAGAAGGCCATCCAGCAGCTCGGGGAGATGAAGTACCCCGAGGCCGTCTCCGTGCTCCTGGCCCGCTTCACCATCACCGTGGACCCGCTCACCACGGACGCCGACGAGAAGGAGCACACCTTCGAGCTGGTGAAGGCGTTCGGCAAGGACGCCGTTCCCCCCATCGTCGAGTTCCTCAGCAAGACGGAGCCCGCCACCTCGTGGGCGCTCAGGCTGCTGGGTGAGCTGGTCACCGAGGACGAGGTCACCGAGGCGTGCGTGAAGGCGCTCCAGCACCTGTCCTCGACCTACACGAAGAACCCGGAGAAGAAGGTCGTCCTGCTCCACCACGTCACCGGTCGCCAGGACGCGCGCATCCCCCCGGTGGTCGTCCCGTTCCTCGCGGACATGTCGGACGACGTGAAGATCGCCGCGCTCAAGGCGCTCGCCTCCTTCAAGTACGAGCCGGCCAGGGAGCCCATGCTCGCGCTCCTGACGGCCGACGAGACGGCGCGTCGGGTGCAGACCTCGGCGCTCTCCGCCCTGGCGGACTCGGGCTTCAGCGTGGGTGAGCAGCGCGCCCGAGTGGAGTCGCTCCTGGTGGAGCCCTACGTCCTGGACAAGGACGGCCGCATCCAGCGTCGGGCCTGA
- a CDS encoding ATP-binding response regulator, producing MRSKKKGALAEVVPLRPTTSKKSTRRAAKPAPPADADAVARALLEMARHLTDNAGPTEALRSHLQTLHSLLKPKVCYVARFFASREQLHVEHVRGRYDSRVVAAVPGEGVVGRAFSEKKLLREADTLAVPLESPHGVTGVLVVLGARRAVSDTVLQSLAAQLAAAYEVARLRDDSARRNKDLQTAIAGLKSLEQNREELLGNVSHDLKNPLTTIKSYLAMLGREKLGPLTDSQRRAVQICDRNSDRMLRMVNDLLLMSRLQSGKMQLNQRPFGLKAVAEEVVRSLAVVAEHGKVHVHIPPCAEVFVRGDRERIAEAIHNLVENGIHHSEQDDTVEVTVSAEEGLAALTVKDSGPGMSAEALEHIFDAFYRAQPGVPRPPGAGLGLPLVGKIVALHGGRVEASSVLGEGSTFQLVLPMFAGAVSSPDPNQAAPKAGGILLVEDDADCREVLQQVLEQEGYRVMATSGASEARSILSHIRPAMVLLDLRLSEEDGQSVLRFIRGTESLADIVVYIISGASEVASLTSGQGLERIDGFFEKPLQLPKLLDTVSAVVRPSRRAPAVP from the coding sequence GTGCGCTCGAAGAAGAAAGGGGCCCTGGCAGAGGTCGTGCCGCTGCGCCCCACCACCTCGAAGAAGTCCACCCGTCGAGCAGCGAAGCCGGCTCCCCCGGCTGACGCCGACGCCGTCGCGCGCGCCCTCCTGGAGATGGCGCGCCACCTCACCGACAACGCGGGCCCCACCGAGGCCCTGCGCTCCCACCTCCAGACGCTCCACTCGCTGCTCAAGCCCAAGGTCTGTTACGTGGCCCGCTTCTTCGCCTCGCGCGAGCAGCTCCACGTCGAGCACGTCCGCGGCCGCTATGACAGCCGCGTGGTCGCCGCCGTCCCGGGCGAGGGCGTGGTGGGACGCGCCTTCTCCGAGAAGAAGCTCCTGCGAGAAGCGGACACCCTCGCGGTGCCGCTGGAGAGCCCTCACGGCGTCACCGGCGTGCTCGTCGTCCTGGGCGCCCGCCGCGCCGTCTCCGACACCGTGCTCCAGTCGCTGGCCGCGCAGCTCGCCGCCGCCTACGAGGTCGCTCGGCTCCGCGACGACAGCGCCCGGCGCAACAAGGATCTGCAGACGGCCATCGCGGGCTTGAAGAGCCTGGAGCAGAACCGCGAGGAGCTGCTCGGCAACGTCTCGCACGACCTCAAGAACCCGCTCACCACCATCAAGTCGTACCTGGCGATGCTGGGACGCGAGAAGCTGGGCCCGCTCACGGACTCCCAGCGCCGCGCGGTGCAGATCTGCGATCGGAACTCCGACCGCATGCTGCGCATGGTGAATGACCTGCTGCTCATGTCCCGGCTCCAGTCCGGGAAGATGCAGCTCAACCAGCGCCCCTTCGGGCTCAAGGCCGTGGCCGAGGAGGTGGTCCGCTCCCTGGCCGTCGTCGCCGAGCACGGCAAGGTGCACGTGCACATCCCCCCGTGCGCGGAGGTGTTCGTCCGAGGAGATCGCGAACGCATCGCCGAGGCCATCCACAACCTCGTCGAGAACGGCATCCACCACAGCGAGCAGGATGACACCGTCGAGGTCACCGTCTCCGCCGAGGAGGGACTCGCCGCACTCACGGTGAAGGACAGCGGCCCCGGCATGTCGGCCGAGGCGCTGGAGCACATCTTCGACGCCTTCTACCGGGCCCAGCCCGGGGTGCCGCGGCCTCCGGGCGCGGGGCTGGGCCTGCCGCTGGTGGGGAAGATCGTCGCCCTGCACGGAGGCCGCGTGGAGGCGTCCAGCGTGCTCGGCGAGGGCAGCACGTTCCAACTGGTGCTGCCGATGTTCGCGGGCGCGGTGAGTTCCCCCGACCCCAACCAGGCGGCGCCCAAGGCGGGCGGCATCCTCCTGGTCGAGGACGACGCGGACTGCCGCGAGGTCCTGCAGCAGGTGCTGGAGCAGGAGGGCTACCGGGTGATGGCCACCTCGGGAGCCTCCGAGGCGCGCTCCATCCTCTCGCACATCCGGCCGGCCATGGTGCTGCTCGACCTGCGGCTGAGCGAGGAGGACGGCCAGTCGGTGCTCCGCTTCATCCGGGGCACCGAGTCGCTCGCGGACATCGTCGTGTACATCATCTCGGGTGCCAGCGAGGTGGCGTCCCTCACGTCCGGCCAGGGCCTGGAGCGCATCGACGGCTTCTTCGAGAAGCCGCTCCAGCTCCCCAAGCTGCTGGACACGGTGTCGGCGGTCGTGCGGCCCAGCCGCCGGGCTCCCGCCGTCCCCTGA
- the argS gene encoding arginine--tRNA ligase, with the protein MSTSVYSRYRAAFAEGLASALGVQAADIEAQVKPAEAAHGDLSFATFPLAKAQKKAPPVIAKELAEKLSVPGLEIKAVGPYVNARFNAVPFTSEVLDAARKAGATYGGDADAGRGKTVVIDYSSPNIAKPIGFHHIRTTFLGHCIANIYRALGWRVEGINYLGDWGKQFGLVAVGFQEYGDPARIDDMGHLVEVYVRANKRAETEPAFDEKARDFFRRMEAGDAEALKLWNQFRETSIRGFKQIYARMGIEFEHIEGESRYQGKMDAVIEQIAKKPGVKESQGALIVDLPYAENEPPILLKKNDGSTLYATRDLAAAEDRHTRFQFEKSLYVVAQDQALHFRQVFRTLKEMGQPWADKCVHVAFGRIHGMSTRKGQVVQLNDVLDEAKERAAAKVKENQEAGRLQTDDPDKLAEQIGLGAIAFGDLKHKRATDYTFDWDEVVSFEGHTGPYLQYAHARVVNVLRKGGGAPATYDASLLTLPEEQALVREIMRLPEVVRDAAEQYEPSLVARLLLDVAAALSRYYTLGNQERDKRINVEGNDALRSARLALADAARVTLASGLTLLGIPTPENM; encoded by the coding sequence ATGAGCACTTCCGTCTATTCCCGCTACCGCGCCGCATTCGCCGAGGGCCTCGCCAGCGCCCTGGGCGTGCAGGCCGCCGACATCGAAGCCCAGGTCAAGCCCGCGGAAGCGGCGCACGGCGACCTGAGCTTCGCCACCTTCCCTCTCGCCAAGGCTCAGAAGAAGGCGCCCCCCGTCATCGCCAAGGAGCTGGCCGAGAAGCTCTCCGTGCCGGGCCTGGAGATCAAGGCCGTGGGCCCGTACGTGAATGCCCGCTTCAACGCGGTGCCCTTCACGAGCGAGGTGCTCGACGCGGCTCGCAAGGCGGGGGCCACCTACGGCGGGGACGCGGACGCGGGGCGCGGCAAGACGGTGGTCATCGACTACTCGTCGCCGAACATCGCCAAGCCCATCGGCTTCCACCACATCCGCACCACGTTCCTGGGCCACTGCATCGCCAACATCTACCGGGCGCTCGGCTGGCGGGTGGAGGGCATCAACTACCTGGGTGACTGGGGCAAGCAGTTCGGCCTCGTCGCCGTGGGCTTCCAGGAGTACGGCGACCCGGCGCGCATCGACGACATGGGCCACCTGGTGGAGGTCTACGTGCGCGCCAACAAGCGCGCGGAGACGGAGCCCGCGTTCGACGAGAAGGCCCGCGACTTCTTCCGCCGCATGGAGGCCGGTGACGCCGAGGCCCTCAAGCTCTGGAACCAGTTCCGCGAGACGAGCATCCGCGGCTTCAAGCAGATCTACGCGCGGATGGGCATCGAGTTCGAGCACATCGAGGGCGAGAGCCGCTACCAGGGCAAGATGGACGCGGTCATCGAGCAGATCGCCAAGAAGCCCGGCGTGAAGGAGTCGCAGGGCGCGCTCATCGTCGACCTGCCCTACGCGGAGAACGAGCCGCCCATCCTGCTCAAGAAGAACGACGGCAGCACGCTCTACGCGACGCGCGACCTGGCCGCCGCCGAGGACCGCCACACGCGCTTCCAGTTCGAGAAGTCGCTCTACGTCGTGGCCCAGGACCAGGCGCTGCATTTCCGTCAGGTGTTCCGCACGCTGAAGGAGATGGGCCAGCCGTGGGCGGACAAGTGCGTGCACGTGGCGTTCGGCCGCATCCACGGCATGAGCACGCGCAAGGGCCAGGTGGTGCAGCTCAACGACGTGCTCGACGAGGCCAAGGAGCGCGCCGCCGCCAAGGTGAAGGAGAACCAGGAGGCCGGCCGGCTCCAGACGGATGACCCGGACAAGCTCGCCGAGCAGATCGGCCTGGGCGCCATCGCCTTCGGCGACCTCAAGCACAAGCGCGCCACCGACTACACCTTCGACTGGGACGAAGTGGTGAGCTTCGAGGGCCACACGGGCCCCTACCTCCAGTACGCCCACGCCCGCGTGGTCAACGTGCTGCGCAAGGGCGGCGGCGCTCCGGCCACCTACGACGCCAGCCTGCTGACGCTCCCCGAGGAGCAGGCCCTGGTGCGCGAAATCATGCGCCTGCCAGAAGTGGTGCGCGACGCGGCCGAGCAGTACGAGCCCAGCCTCGTGGCCCGCCTGCTGCTCGACGTGGCCGCCGCCCTGAGCCGCTACTACACGCTCGGCAACCAGGAGCGCGACAAGCGCATCAACGTCGAAGGGAATGACGCGCTGCGTTCCGCGCGACTCGCCCTGGCGGACGCGGCGCGGGTTACGCTCGCGTCGGGTCTGACCTTGTTGGGCATTCCGACACCCGAGAACATGTAG